Proteins from a genomic interval of Desulfovibrio aminophilus DSM 12254:
- a CDS encoding SDR family oxidoreductase translates to MDQDNAPVLVMGATGYVGGRLTPLLLERGVRVRAAVRSIRKLQGRPWGRHPNLEIVRADALDTEALTEAMRGCRALYYLVHSIKPGAAHYASLDRRLAYSAVRAALAAKLPRIIYFTGLGGDPEHLSEQLRSRYEVGEILSLAAPLTQLRTPLVLGSGGASFEMIRALCEHLRVLVAPRWANTLCQPIAIADVLEYLAGCLEKPETIGRTYEIGGPDVLTYKELFRLYAEVAGLPRRFILTLPVRSTKLSIWWINLVTPMSVSLIKPLVERMRTQVICHDTRIREILPIPLRSCREAVAEALDNVRRHDVPSSCFDAGSTRLPQWAKGQAAPGAKVFHDTFSVTLAGPPETAWNVVKRIGGDTGWYFGDFLWRMRGFVDELCGGPGLCRGRRSPDTVAMGDFLDFWRVVEVDEPRRLLLRAEMRAPGEALLEFSVNPLPDGGTELRMTPSFEPRGLAGMLYWWCIAPSHHLLFRPMLKHMARAAGARILRGPVSSPG, encoded by the coding sequence GTGGATCAGGACAACGCTCCCGTTCTGGTCATGGGCGCCACGGGCTACGTGGGCGGGCGTCTGACGCCCCTGCTGCTGGAGCGCGGCGTCCGGGTGCGCGCCGCCGTGCGCTCCATCCGCAAACTCCAGGGCCGCCCCTGGGGACGGCATCCGAACCTGGAGATCGTCCGGGCCGACGCGCTGGACACCGAGGCCCTGACCGAGGCCATGCGCGGTTGCCGGGCGCTCTACTACCTGGTGCATTCCATCAAGCCCGGGGCGGCCCATTACGCCTCCCTGGACCGCCGCCTAGCCTATTCCGCGGTACGCGCGGCCCTGGCCGCCAAGCTGCCCCGGATCATCTACTTCACCGGCCTGGGCGGCGACCCCGAGCATCTCTCCGAACAGCTGCGGTCGCGCTACGAGGTGGGCGAAATCCTCTCCCTGGCCGCGCCCCTGACCCAGCTGCGCACCCCCCTGGTGCTCGGCTCGGGCGGGGCCTCCTTCGAGATGATCCGCGCACTCTGCGAACATCTGCGCGTCCTGGTGGCCCCCCGCTGGGCCAACACCCTCTGCCAGCCCATCGCCATCGCGGACGTTCTGGAATACCTCGCCGGATGCCTGGAGAAGCCGGAGACCATCGGCCGGACCTACGAGATCGGCGGCCCGGACGTGCTCACCTACAAGGAACTCTTCCGGCTCTACGCCGAGGTGGCCGGTCTGCCGCGCCGCTTCATCCTGACCCTGCCGGTGCGCAGCACCAAACTCTCCATCTGGTGGATCAACCTCGTGACGCCCATGTCCGTGTCGCTCATCAAGCCCCTGGTGGAGCGCATGCGCACCCAGGTCATCTGCCACGACACGCGCATCCGCGAGATCCTGCCCATCCCGTTGCGCTCCTGCCGCGAGGCCGTCGCCGAGGCCCTGGACAACGTGCGCCGCCACGACGTGCCCTCGTCCTGCTTCGACGCCGGCTCCACCCGCCTGCCCCAGTGGGCCAAGGGTCAGGCCGCGCCCGGGGCCAAGGTCTTCCACGACACCTTTTCCGTGACCCTGGCCGGGCCTCCGGAAACCGCCTGGAACGTGGTCAAGCGCATCGGCGGGGACACGGGCTGGTACTTCGGGGACTTCCTCTGGCGGATGCGCGGCTTCGTGGACGAGCTGTGCGGGGGCCCGGGCCTGTGCCGGGGACGCCGCAGCCCGGACACCGTGGCCATGGGCGACTTCCTGGACTTCTGGCGGGTGGTCGAGGTGGACGAGCCGAGACGCCTGCTCCTGCGCGCCGAGATGCGGGCCCCGGGCGAGGCCCTGCTGGAGTTCAGCGTGAACCCCCTGCCCGACGGCGGCACCGAGCTGCGCATGACCCCGAGCTTCGAACCCCGGGGCTTGGCGGGAATGCTGTATTGGTGGTGCATCGCTCCCTCGCACCACCTGCTCTTCCGGCCCATGCTCAAACACATGGCCCGGGCGGCCGGGGCGCGCATCCTGCGCGGCCCGGTGAGTTCACCGGGCTGA